In one Streptomyces sp. T12 genomic region, the following are encoded:
- the kdpB gene encoding potassium-transporting ATPase subunit KdpB, whose amino-acid sequence MTTDLHKQEDSMSTATPTRAPHSDVPTGHKSPEGRVGAGLFDPKQLVKSLPDAFRKLDPRVLVKSPVMFVVWVGSVLTTIFSFTDPGDWFGWTISAWLWLTVIFANLAEAVAEGRGKAQADTLRKAKTDTVARRRLTDGSEERVPGTALKIGDLVVCEAGDVIPGDGDVVEGVASVDESAITGESAPVIRESGGDRSAVTGGTKVLSDRIVIKITTKPGETFIDRMINLVEGAARQKTPNEIALNILLASLTIVFLLAVATLPPLADYAGTHLTMVVLVALLVCLIPTTIGALLSAIGIAGMDRLVQRNVLAMSGRAVEAAGDVSTLLLDKTGTITLGNRQAAEFVPVSGITEAELADAAQLSSLADETPEGRSIVVLAKEKYGLRERHQGELAHAEWIAFTAQTRMSGVDVDGREVRKGATASVVAWVREQGGEVAEDADTIAHRISEAGGTPLLVAALDDRGARVLGVIHLKDVVKDGMRERFEELRRMGIKTVMITGDNPLTAKAIAEEAGVDDFLAEATPEDKMALIKREQAGGKLVAMTGDGTNDAPALAQADVGVAMNTGTSAAKEAGNMVDLDSNPTKLIEIVEIGKQLLITRGALTTFSIANDVAKYFAIIPALFAAVYPGLDKLNIMGLSSPDSAILSAVIFNALIIIALVPLSLKGVQYRPVSADRMLRRNLTVYGIGGLVAPFIGIKIIDLLISLIPGIG is encoded by the coding sequence ATGACCACCGACCTTCACAAGCAAGAGGACTCGATGTCCACAGCGACTCCGACCCGGGCGCCGCACAGCGACGTTCCCACCGGGCACAAGTCCCCCGAGGGCCGTGTAGGAGCGGGCCTGTTCGACCCGAAGCAGCTGGTCAAGTCGCTGCCGGACGCCTTCCGCAAGCTCGACCCGCGGGTGCTGGTCAAGTCGCCCGTGATGTTCGTGGTGTGGGTCGGCTCCGTGCTGACCACGATCTTCTCCTTCACGGACCCGGGCGACTGGTTCGGCTGGACGATCAGCGCCTGGCTGTGGCTGACCGTCATCTTCGCCAACCTGGCGGAGGCCGTCGCCGAGGGCCGCGGCAAGGCCCAGGCCGACACCCTGCGCAAGGCCAAGACCGACACGGTCGCCCGCCGGCGGCTCACCGACGGCTCCGAAGAGCGGGTCCCCGGCACTGCATTGAAGATCGGCGACCTCGTGGTCTGCGAGGCCGGTGACGTCATCCCCGGCGACGGTGACGTCGTCGAGGGCGTCGCGTCCGTCGACGAGTCGGCGATCACCGGTGAGTCCGCTCCGGTCATCCGTGAGTCCGGCGGCGACCGTTCGGCAGTCACCGGCGGCACGAAGGTGCTCTCCGACCGCATCGTCATCAAGATCACGACGAAGCCCGGCGAGACCTTCATCGACCGGATGATCAACCTGGTCGAGGGCGCGGCCCGGCAGAAGACGCCGAACGAGATCGCGCTGAACATCCTGCTGGCCTCGCTGACGATCGTCTTCCTGCTGGCGGTGGCCACGCTGCCGCCGCTCGCGGACTACGCCGGTACGCACCTGACGATGGTGGTGCTGGTCGCCCTGCTGGTCTGCCTCATCCCGACGACCATCGGTGCCCTGCTGTCCGCGATCGGCATCGCGGGCATGGACCGGCTGGTGCAGCGCAACGTACTCGCCATGTCCGGCAGGGCGGTCGAGGCCGCCGGTGACGTCTCCACGCTGCTGCTCGACAAGACCGGCACCATCACGCTCGGCAACCGCCAGGCCGCCGAGTTCGTGCCGGTCTCCGGCATCACCGAGGCCGAGCTCGCGGATGCGGCCCAGCTCTCCTCGCTGGCCGACGAGACGCCCGAGGGCCGCTCCATCGTCGTACTGGCGAAGGAGAAGTACGGACTGCGCGAGCGTCACCAGGGCGAGCTGGCGCACGCCGAGTGGATCGCCTTCACCGCCCAGACCCGCATGTCGGGTGTCGACGTCGACGGCCGCGAGGTCCGCAAGGGCGCCACGGCCTCGGTCGTCGCCTGGGTGAGGGAGCAAGGCGGTGAAGTCGCCGAGGACGCGGACACCATCGCCCACCGCATCTCCGAGGCCGGCGGCACCCCGCTGCTGGTCGCCGCCCTGGACGACCGGGGCGCCCGGGTCCTGGGGGTCATCCACCTCAAGGACGTCGTCAAGGACGGCATGCGGGAGCGGTTCGAGGAACTGCGCCGGATGGGCATCAAGACCGTCATGATCACGGGTGACAACCCGCTGACCGCCAAGGCGATCGCCGAGGAGGCGGGCGTCGACGACTTCCTCGCGGAGGCCACTCCCGAGGACAAGATGGCGTTGATCAAGCGGGAGCAGGCGGGCGGCAAGCTGGTCGCGATGACCGGCGACGGCACCAATGACGCCCCGGCCCTGGCGCAGGCCGATGTCGGCGTGGCGATGAACACCGGTACGTCGGCCGCCAAGGAGGCCGGCAACATGGTCGACCTCGACTCCAACCCGACCAAGCTCATCGAGATCGTCGAGATCGGCAAGCAACTCCTCATCACCCGGGGCGCGTTGACGACGTTCTCCATCGCCAACGACGTCGCGAAGTACTTCGCGATCATCCCGGCGCTGTTCGCGGCCGTCTACCCGGGCCTGGACAAGCTCAACATCATGGGCCTGTCCTCGCCGGACTCCGCGATCCTGTCCGCCGTCATCTTCAACGCGCTGATAATCATCGCGCTGGTGCCGCTCTCCCTGAAGGGCGTGCAGTACCGGCCGGTCAGCGCCGACAGGATGCTGCGGCGCAACCTCACCGTCTACGGCATCGGCGGACTCGTCGCCCCCTTCATCGGCATCAAGATCATCGACCTGCTCATCTCTCTCATCCCCGGGATCGGTTGA
- a CDS encoding potassium-transporting ATPase subunit C, whose amino-acid sequence MNNSVTNTARLLGAGLRALLVLTLVTGVIYPLVITGIAQGLFHNKANGSQIEVDGKVVGSSLIGQSYNLPLKKGQETPDADLKWFQGRPANGLGANSINTQYKLLLSGATNLSADNKDLIRQVEDAKAAVVKDNSVSGYTVRPSDVPADAVTSSASGLDPDISPAYAELQAHRVAAKNGLSAAQVEKLVKDHTEGRTLGFIGEPRVNVLELNIALKDLTAKH is encoded by the coding sequence ATGAACAACTCGGTTACGAACACCGCCCGGTTGCTGGGGGCGGGCCTGCGAGCCCTCCTGGTGCTGACCCTGGTGACCGGCGTCATCTATCCGCTGGTGATCACCGGGATCGCCCAGGGGCTGTTCCACAACAAGGCGAACGGCTCCCAGATCGAGGTGGACGGCAAGGTCGTCGGCTCGTCCCTGATCGGGCAGTCGTACAACCTGCCCCTGAAGAAGGGCCAGGAGACCCCGGACGCGGACCTGAAGTGGTTCCAGGGCCGTCCGGCGAACGGGCTCGGCGCCAACAGCATCAACACGCAGTACAAGTTGCTGCTGTCCGGCGCCACCAACCTGTCCGCCGACAACAAGGATCTGATCAGGCAGGTCGAGGACGCCAAGGCCGCGGTCGTGAAGGACAACTCCGTGTCCGGCTACACCGTCAGGCCGTCGGACGTCCCCGCGGACGCGGTGACCTCCTCCGCCTCCGGCCTGGACCCGGACATCTCCCCGGCCTACGCCGAACTCCAGGCCCACCGCGTCGCCGCGAAGAACGGCCTGTCCGCCGCCCAGGTGGAGAAGCTGGTCAAGGACCACACCGAGGGCCGCACCCTCGGCTTCATCGGCGAGCCCCGCGTGAACGTCCTCGAACTCAACATCGCGCTCAAGGACCTTACGGCGAAGCACTGA